The following are encoded in a window of Sulfurimonas sp. C5 genomic DNA:
- a CDS encoding bifunctional diguanylate cyclase/phosphodiesterase yields the protein MGYMGKINKSIYFIALTAIAFFIVNEVSSFWFGLEKEKQAVYQKDQSVLNNLMKAQLENVRILSDLLSTNEFVLKGYEEDNPEIIKEHIGPIWNKVRNEKLTYEIHFFKPPAISFVNFSNFNSLGKNLSNVRTDIQWVTTSFQPSTHLLMCKTYAGLRATSPIFDENGKILGGLSLGKKIEWIPSVLKENSEHEAFLVYNRKATNSLMTKYYDDFIKDKEIIGDYILADHTIEISPDDIKGMDFTKKIQKVQLHGKTYYLNIYPIVDFNQRVMGYVGTLSTLEQFFKKYEIEFLKNFILILATAIIIFYLTRRRTLSVLKKINFLENLTNKIKSKKFKLLHRISLDEKNEHSLAQLQNNIISMGLELEKGYNSLQEENREKDEQLFTQLYYDTLTQLPNRNKLFEDLNNDPKSFLALLDIKNFKQINDVFGFEIGNLVLQQVTQTAQFQLNEKEYSLYRIGSDKFIIKNHKHLSKDSFTKFIQYIMQLIENNTIQTENDISISVEMYAGICFDMSDKLAKAEMALTKAKNQNKEYVIYTQDDEEKNTHTQNLNTINKIKTALENNDILVYFQRIVNPNRKLCKYEALVRLNDNGTILSPYYFIDIAQKTKYYPSITKEVLRQTFEKFRGTECIFSINISASDILNEHTKNFIKEQLHTCSNANHVIFEILESEEIYNLPEIEEFFQEIKKLGARIAIDDFGTGYSNFSYLLKINPDLIKIDGSLIKNIDTDERAQKVVKSIITFAKESNIITVAEFVHSQEVYKVCKDLGIDEFQGYLFAEPTPDIILE from the coding sequence ATGGGATATATGGGAAAAATTAATAAATCAATTTATTTTATTGCACTTACTGCAATCGCATTTTTTATAGTTAATGAAGTGTCGTCATTTTGGTTTGGTTTGGAGAAAGAGAAACAAGCCGTTTATCAAAAAGACCAAAGTGTTTTGAACAATCTGATGAAAGCTCAACTGGAAAATGTCAGAATCCTCTCTGACCTTTTATCTACAAATGAATTTGTCCTAAAAGGATATGAAGAAGACAACCCAGAAATTATTAAAGAACACATAGGACCAATTTGGAATAAAGTGCGTAATGAAAAGCTGACATATGAGATCCACTTTTTTAAACCGCCTGCAATCTCGTTTGTAAACTTCTCAAACTTCAACTCTCTAGGTAAAAACCTCTCAAACGTTAGAACAGACATTCAATGGGTAACAACATCGTTTCAACCGAGTACCCACTTGCTTATGTGTAAAACATATGCAGGTTTACGTGCTACAAGCCCTATTTTTGATGAAAACGGAAAAATTCTCGGAGGACTCTCTTTAGGAAAAAAAATAGAGTGGATCCCAAGTGTTTTAAAAGAGAATTCAGAACATGAAGCATTTTTAGTTTATAACAGAAAAGCAACAAACTCTCTTATGACAAAATACTATGACGACTTCATTAAAGATAAAGAGATTATCGGTGATTACATCTTAGCGGATCATACTATTGAAATCAGCCCTGACGATATCAAAGGGATGGACTTTACAAAAAAAATTCAAAAAGTGCAACTGCACGGAAAAACATATTACCTCAATATCTATCCGATTGTTGATTTTAATCAAAGAGTAATGGGTTATGTAGGGACTCTCAGCACACTCGAACAGTTCTTCAAAAAATATGAGATAGAGTTTCTGAAAAATTTTATTCTCATTTTGGCAACGGCAATTATTATCTTTTACCTTACAAGAAGAAGAACACTGAGTGTTTTAAAGAAGATTAACTTCCTAGAGAATTTGACAAATAAAATAAAAAGCAAAAAGTTCAAACTTTTACATAGAATCTCATTGGACGAAAAAAACGAACACTCTTTGGCACAACTTCAAAATAACATTATTTCCATGGGCTTGGAACTTGAAAAAGGATATAACAGCTTACAAGAAGAGAACAGAGAAAAAGATGAACAACTCTTTACACAGCTTTACTATGACACACTGACACAACTGCCAAACAGAAACAAACTCTTTGAAGATTTAAATAATGATCCAAAAAGCTTTTTAGCACTTCTTGACATTAAAAACTTTAAGCAGATTAATGATGTTTTCGGTTTTGAAATTGGAAACCTTGTTTTACAACAAGTGACACAAACAGCTCAATTCCAGCTCAATGAGAAAGAATACAGTCTTTACAGAATAGGAAGTGATAAGTTCATCATTAAAAACCATAAACATCTAAGTAAAGACTCTTTTACCAAGTTTATTCAATACATTATGCAGTTAATTGAAAACAACACTATACAAACGGAAAACGACATAAGCATTTCGGTCGAGATGTATGCCGGGATATGTTTCGATATGAGCGACAAACTTGCAAAAGCGGAAATGGCTCTAACAAAAGCTAAAAATCAAAATAAAGAATATGTAATTTATACTCAAGATGATGAAGAAAAAAATACACATACTCAAAATCTAAATACTATTAACAAAATCAAGACAGCTCTTGAGAATAATGATATTCTTGTTTATTTTCAACGTATTGTCAATCCAAACAGAAAGCTTTGCAAATACGAAGCACTTGTAAGACTCAATGACAACGGAACGATCTTATCACCATATTATTTCATCGACATTGCACAGAAAACAAAGTACTACCCAAGCATTACAAAAGAGGTCCTCAGACAAACATTTGAAAAATTCAGAGGAACAGAGTGTATATTTTCAATCAATATAAGTGCCAGTGATATTTTAAACGAGCATACAAAGAATTTCATCAAAGAACAGTTACATACTTGCAGTAATGCGAACCATGTAATCTTTGAAATTTTAGAGTCAGAAGAGATATATAACCTTCCTGAGATAGAAGAGTTTTTTCAAGAGATTAAAAAACTAGGTGCAAGAATTGCGATCGATGACTTTGGAACAGGTTATTCAAACTTTTCATATCTTCTCAAAATTAATCCTGATTTGATTAAGATAGACGGTTCATTGATTAAAAATATCGATACGGACGAGAGAGCACAAAAAGTTGTAAAATCGATTATTACATTTGCCAAAGAATCAAATATTATAACGGTTGCAGAGTTTGTTCATTCCCAAGAGGTATATAAAGTTTGTAAAGATTTAGGAATAGATGAATTTCAAGGTTATCTTTTTGCTGAACCTACTCCAGATATTATACTGGAGTAA
- a CDS encoding aldo/keto reductase: MTAVHMTNIKAETPKLLYGTAWKKEKTAELVEKALKLGFRGIDTACQPRHYNEASVGAALKRVASEGLERDKIFVQTKFTPVEGQDPHNIPYDKNAPLETQVFQSFEQSKINLQTNYIDSYILHSPLFPFQNLLKVWNSMEKLVHQGEVKQLGISNCYDLTTLKRLYEASEIKPAVLQNRFYKDTDYDVELRNFCNANNIQYQSFWSLSANPHLLESEPVIRAAMKHGVEAAQILYAFLISENIVPLDGTTSEQHMIDDLKVSELSLSAKELELIKQLLD; encoded by the coding sequence GTGACTGCGGTTCACATGACAAACATTAAAGCAGAAACACCGAAACTTCTCTATGGAACAGCATGGAAAAAAGAGAAAACTGCTGAACTTGTAGAAAAAGCATTGAAATTGGGTTTTAGAGGGATTGACACAGCCTGTCAACCCCGTCACTATAACGAAGCAAGCGTCGGTGCAGCACTAAAACGTGTTGCATCAGAAGGTCTGGAACGTGACAAAATATTTGTTCAAACAAAATTTACTCCCGTTGAAGGTCAGGATCCCCATAATATCCCCTATGATAAAAACGCTCCGCTAGAGACTCAAGTTTTCCAATCGTTTGAGCAATCAAAAATCAATCTTCAAACAAACTATATAGACTCGTATATCCTCCATTCCCCTCTTTTTCCTTTTCAAAATCTATTGAAGGTGTGGAATTCTATGGAGAAACTTGTTCATCAAGGGGAAGTAAAACAGCTGGGAATTAGTAACTGTTACGATCTTACGACTTTGAAACGTTTATATGAAGCTTCTGAAATAAAACCTGCCGTATTGCAAAACCGTTTTTACAAGGATACCGACTATGATGTAGAGCTACGTAATTTTTGTAATGCAAACAATATCCAATACCAAAGTTTTTGGAGTCTCAGTGCAAATCCGCATCTTTTAGAAAGTGAACCTGTTATACGCGCAGCAATGAAACACGGTGTTGAAGCAGCGCAAATTTTATATGCTTTTTTAATATCAGAAAACATTGTTCCCCTTGATGGCACGACGTCAGAACAACATATGATAGATGACCTGAAAGTTTCAGAACTCTCTTTAAGTGCAAAAGAGCTTGAATTAATTAAACAACTTCTAGATTAA
- the tgt gene encoding tRNA guanosine(34) transglycosylase Tgt, protein MEFKLEATSGKARAATIKTAHSTITTPVFMPVGTVGSVKSLDVHDVLDLLGAEIILANTYHMYLRPGDETVKKMGKLHGFTKYPKSFLTDSGGFQAFSLSDNSKPKEDGIEFRSHIDGSKHFFTPKKVIDIQLNLGSDIMMILDDLVALPNTQERIALSIERTTKWAEESIEYFRAKQAEGVGVDQNIFAIIQGGTDKAFRTKSAQELCALPYDGFAIGGLSVGEANQDMYDTVEHTTQYMPEDKPRYLMGVGTPEDLIENIERGIDMFDCVMPTRNARNGTLFTSFGKLNIKGAAFKEDDAPIDPECECLTCKTYSRAYINHLFRSREIAYFRLATIHNLHYYLNLMKQVRQAILEDRFAEFKAEFYAKRS, encoded by the coding sequence ATGGAATTCAAGCTCGAAGCGACAAGCGGCAAAGCACGTGCTGCGACTATAAAAACTGCTCACTCTACAATTACAACACCTGTATTTATGCCTGTAGGTACTGTTGGAAGTGTCAAATCTCTTGACGTACATGATGTTTTAGATCTTTTAGGTGCTGAAATCATCCTTGCAAATACTTACCATATGTACTTACGCCCCGGAGATGAAACGGTTAAAAAGATGGGGAAACTTCACGGTTTTACAAAGTATCCGAAAAGCTTCTTAACTGACAGCGGCGGTTTTCAGGCATTCTCACTGAGTGACAATTCTAAACCGAAAGAGGACGGGATCGAGTTCCGCTCACATATTGACGGAAGTAAACACTTCTTTACACCGAAAAAAGTTATCGACATCCAGTTAAACCTAGGCTCAGACATTATGATGATCTTAGATGACCTTGTAGCACTTCCAAATACACAAGAGCGTATAGCACTAAGTATTGAGCGTACTACAAAATGGGCAGAGGAATCGATCGAGTATTTCCGAGCGAAACAAGCTGAGGGTGTCGGTGTTGATCAAAACATTTTTGCGATCATCCAAGGGGGAACTGATAAAGCGTTCCGTACAAAAAGTGCACAAGAGTTATGTGCCCTGCCATATGACGGTTTTGCAATCGGTGGTCTTTCGGTAGGTGAAGCAAACCAAGATATGTACGACACCGTTGAGCACACTACTCAGTATATGCCAGAAGACAAACCACGTTATTTGATGGGTGTTGGAACTCCTGAAGATTTGATAGAGAACATCGAGCGCGGAATAGACATGTTTGACTGTGTTATGCCGACACGTAATGCTCGTAACGGTACGCTATTTACTTCATTTGGAAAGTTAAACATCAAAGGTGCGGCTTTTAAAGAGGATGACGCTCCGATCGATCCTGAGTGTGAATGTTTGACATGTAAAACATACTCGCGTGCATACATCAACCATCTTTTCCGTTCACGTGAGATCGCTTACTTTAGATTGGCGACTATCCATAACTTGCACTATTATCTCAATCTTATGAAACAAGTACGTCAAGCGATTTTAGAAGATCGTTTTGCAGAATTTAAAGCGGAGTTTTACGCGAAAAGAAGTTAA
- a CDS encoding Hsp20/alpha crystallin family protein: MYLTAFDPYRDFRALEKRMMQPFSMKDKEGGISAFTPSVNTREGEFAYHVDVDLPGVKKEDIKVDVKDGNITISGERNFKEEVKEEDYYKVETSFGKFSRSFSLPDDADTENITASTDNGVLEVVIPKVDTSTKTKTIEVK; the protein is encoded by the coding sequence ATGTATTTAACAGCTTTTGATCCATATAGAGATTTCAGAGCTTTAGAGAAAAGAATGATGCAACCATTCAGTATGAAAGACAAAGAGGGTGGCATCAGTGCATTTACACCTAGTGTAAACACGCGTGAAGGTGAGTTTGCTTACCACGTTGACGTTGACCTGCCGGGTGTCAAAAAAGAGGACATCAAGGTAGATGTTAAAGACGGAAATATTACCATCTCTGGTGAGCGTAACTTTAAAGAGGAAGTGAAAGAGGAAGACTACTACAAAGTTGAAACAAGCTTTGGAAAGTTTTCAAGAAGTTTTTCCCTTCCTGATGATGCCGACACTGAAAACATTACGGCAAGTACAGATAACGGTGTTTTAGAAGTTGTAATCCCGAAAGTGGATACATCAACTAAAACAAAAACTATAGAGGTTAAGTAA
- a CDS encoding DUF3050 domain-containing protein, protein MSKFPLEEIAEYRKKLAQHPVYAAVKNLDDLTLFMQHHVYSVWDFMSLVKYLQNCFAPAQTPWMPLGNTDVQRFINDIVLEEESDQGLPLADGTPTYTSHFSLYAQAMEEVRVGSSQNVFQFLETVKASSVESALQTEIAPFASTEFMKTTFGFINSNKPHLIAAAFALGREHIIPQMFRALLEKMAIKKEDTEVFHYYLERHIELDTDHHGPMSLKMLEILCENDPIKIEEAKQAAINAIEARIKFWDGVLEVIEQNRAFNSYSRKSILS, encoded by the coding sequence ATGTCAAAGTTCCCACTTGAAGAGATAGCAGAATATAGAAAGAAATTAGCACAACATCCAGTGTATGCGGCAGTTAAAAACCTAGATGATTTAACTCTGTTTATGCAGCACCATGTTTACTCTGTCTGGGACTTCATGTCTTTGGTAAAATACCTGCAAAACTGTTTTGCCCCTGCGCAAACACCGTGGATGCCTCTTGGCAACACAGACGTACAAAGATTTATAAACGACATTGTTTTAGAAGAGGAATCTGATCAAGGCTTGCCTCTTGCTGACGGCACTCCGACATATACAAGCCATTTCAGCCTTTATGCTCAAGCGATGGAAGAAGTAAGAGTCGGAAGTTCTCAAAACGTATTTCAGTTTTTAGAGACTGTTAAAGCCTCTTCTGTGGAATCAGCACTACAAACAGAGATTGCACCTTTTGCTTCAACAGAATTTATGAAAACGACATTTGGCTTTATAAATAGCAATAAACCTCATCTCATAGCGGCAGCATTTGCTCTTGGTCGTGAACACATCATCCCTCAAATGTTTCGTGCACTGCTGGAAAAAATGGCTATCAAAAAAGAAGACACCGAAGTGTTTCACTACTACCTTGAGCGTCATATAGAACTAGACACTGATCACCACGGACCAATGTCGCTAAAAATGTTGGAGATACTCTGTGAAAATGATCCGATCAAGATCGAAGAAGCAAAACAAGCTGCGATCAATGCGATCGAAGCAAGAATAAAATTCTGGGACGGTGTTTTAGAGGTTATTGAGCAAAACAGAGCGTTTAATTCATACTCTCGCAAAAGTATTTTGTCTTAG
- a CDS encoding RimK/LysX family protein, whose amino-acid sequence MDKKIIGRREKISIIDLELFDLDAKVDTGADSNALHCDDIVVEDGVVHFTLLDDVHEAYNNKRFSLPIYKIKKVKSSNGELQIRPSIKVEVEFFGKKYHGVISLTDRKDMKFPMLIGRKFLKDKFLVDVALEYVAK is encoded by the coding sequence ATGGATAAAAAAATAATCGGTAGACGGGAGAAGATATCTATCATCGACCTAGAACTATTTGATCTAGATGCAAAAGTAGATACTGGTGCAGATTCAAATGCATTGCATTGTGATGACATAGTTGTAGAAGATGGTGTTGTTCATTTTACTCTTTTAGATGATGTACATGAGGCATATAACAATAAACGTTTTTCACTGCCTATATACAAAATTAAAAAAGTAAAAAGTTCTAATGGAGAGTTACAGATACGCCCCTCAATTAAAGTAGAAGTAGAGTTTTTCGGGAAAAAGTATCATGGTGTTATCTCTTTGACAGATCGTAAAGATATGAAATTTCCTATGCTTATAGGAAGAAAATTTTTAAAAGATAAATTTTTAGTAGATGTTGCGTTAGAGTATGTAGCAAAATAA
- the rimK gene encoding 30S ribosomal protein S6--L-glutamate ligase, producing MRVYILSRNEELYSTKRLVEAAKQKNWDVRVIDYLKCSIEIMKGELKINYEGKRLPAPDAIIPRIGASRTFYGTAMVRHFEMMDVFSTSGSLAIKRSRDKLRSLQILSKNGVDMPKTVFASNKSSAKDVIALSGGAPLVLKILEGTQGVGVVLVDSEKAAKSVLDAFYGMDVNLLVQEYIEEAGGADIRAFVVNGEVVGAMRRQGAEGDFRSNLHQGGKAVAHKLNRKEKATALAAAKHMGLGICGVDMIPSKRGPLVMEVNSSPGLEGIEKSTGLDIAGKIMDYIESNVTPAASTTKKKRLKKDNIGA from the coding sequence ATGAGAGTTTATATATTATCGAGAAATGAAGAATTATATTCTACAAAAAGATTAGTTGAAGCTGCCAAGCAAAAAAATTGGGATGTAAGAGTTATAGATTATTTGAAATGTTCTATCGAGATTATGAAAGGGGAGTTGAAGATCAATTATGAAGGTAAACGTCTTCCTGCTCCTGATGCTATTATTCCACGTATCGGTGCGAGCCGTACATTTTACGGAACTGCAATGGTGAGACACTTTGAGATGATGGATGTGTTTTCAACTTCGGGCTCTTTAGCGATTAAAAGAAGTAGAGATAAACTAAGAAGTCTGCAAATTCTTTCAAAAAATGGCGTGGATATGCCAAAAACTGTTTTTGCTTCGAATAAATCAAGTGCAAAAGACGTGATAGCACTTAGCGGCGGTGCCCCTTTGGTTCTTAAAATTTTGGAAGGGACACAAGGTGTCGGTGTTGTTTTAGTTGACAGTGAAAAAGCGGCAAAATCGGTTTTAGATGCATTTTACGGAATGGATGTAAACCTTCTTGTTCAAGAATATATTGAAGAAGCAGGCGGTGCTGATATTCGTGCATTTGTAGTAAACGGTGAAGTTGTAGGTGCTATGCGTCGCCAAGGTGCTGAGGGTGATTTTAGATCGAATCTGCATCAAGGTGGTAAGGCTGTAGCACACAAACTGAATCGTAAAGAGAAAGCGACGGCACTGGCAGCTGCTAAACATATGGGACTTGGTATTTGCGGTGTAGATATGATTCCGTCAAAACGTGGACCGCTTGTTATGGAAGTAAACTCTTCTCCGGGTCTGGAAGGGATTGAAAAATCTACGGGACTTGATATTGCGGGAAAAATTATGGATTATATTGAATCAAACGTAACACCGGCAGCAAGTACAACGAAGAAAAAAAGACTTAAAAAAGATAACATCGGAGCATAA
- a CDS encoding succinylglutamate desuccinylase/aspartoacylase family protein produces the protein MANEALVIGGVEVKKGTFNTINIPLPKLYNTPTNLHLNVIRGRKDGPIVFISAALHGDELNGIEIIRRLKKLNLLKKIRGTLILVPAVNVYGMMNLSRYLPDRRDLNRSFPGSSKGSLAGRIAKIFFDEVVLKCSLGIDLHTGSIHKTNLPQIRTNLDNEYTAKLAKAFEAPVVLHSALLDGSMRAEAQQNGVPILLYEAGEALRFDESSIRIGVKGIINVLRANGNLPKVTKKETKKKTPIVTRTSKWIRSSHSGILRTVKKLGDIVENDDVLAYIDDPLEDVSHEIKAPFNGVVIGKSQIPLAQEGDAIFHIANITNLNIAEDKIEYFSEDAIQQSEFDELHNEEIIE, from the coding sequence GTGGCAAATGAAGCCTTAGTAATTGGTGGTGTAGAGGTTAAAAAAGGGACATTTAATACTATAAATATCCCTTTGCCTAAACTCTATAATACTCCTACAAATCTCCATTTAAATGTTATTAGAGGTAGGAAAGACGGTCCTATTGTATTTATAAGTGCCGCATTACACGGAGATGAGTTAAACGGTATTGAAATTATACGCAGACTGAAAAAGCTCAATCTCTTAAAAAAGATTCGAGGTACTTTGATTTTAGTTCCTGCGGTTAATGTATACGGGATGATGAACCTCTCTCGTTATCTGCCTGACAGAAGGGACTTAAACAGAAGTTTTCCCGGGAGTTCAAAAGGCTCTTTGGCAGGAAGAATTGCAAAAATATTTTTTGATGAGGTAGTACTTAAGTGTTCTTTAGGGATAGACCTGCATACAGGTTCTATTCATAAGACAAATTTACCTCAAATCAGAACGAATCTTGATAATGAATATACGGCAAAACTTGCTAAAGCTTTTGAAGCACCTGTCGTATTACACTCGGCATTATTGGACGGTTCTATGCGTGCCGAAGCACAACAAAATGGAGTGCCTATTTTACTATATGAAGCAGGGGAAGCACTCCGTTTTGATGAGAGTTCAATTCGTATTGGTGTAAAAGGGATTATCAACGTTCTTCGTGCTAACGGAAATTTACCTAAAGTGACAAAAAAAGAAACGAAGAAAAAAACTCCTATTGTTACAAGAACAAGCAAATGGATCCGTTCAAGTCATAGCGGTATTCTTAGAACTGTAAAAAAACTAGGTGATATTGTTGAAAATGATGATGTTTTAGCTTATATCGACGATCCTTTAGAAGATGTTTCTCATGAGATTAAAGCTCCGTTTAATGGGGTAGTTATAGGAAAGTCACAAATTCCTCTTGCTCAAGAGGGGGATGCTATTTTTCATATTGCAAATATAACAAACCTGAACATTGCAGAGGATAAAATAGAGTATTTTAGTGAAGATGCAATCCAGCAAAGTGAATTTGACGAACTTCATAATGAAGAGATAATCGAGTAA
- a CDS encoding mechanosensitive ion channel domain-containing protein — translation MRTLFFLLTLSIFLFAEEAEKNIWDTDNVWIKSYINAKNYKVIINNIVKLESRIKRVQNNPTLSEELHQRLELQKSKLNLYEQNKGFDTLLYPYKIVKPEVNLYEYLTHKGSNELEYKIERYIILKNDFYLALSMLQNDYKKNKNLYVSKKDIAYFEEFKENIDKTYSNLLDAKTDLYESYKEYETHNLLKHITTILVLLLSYLLYKGVYWYTSMKNRFFTGIYVLFIFGFLVVRYIDDLLYFITFLSVAAAALTLAMREVILNLAASIYILFSNVIRIGDRVMVQFETKHTIGDIVDISLMKIKLHEIEDYTNLKEVKNVGRTIYLPNSYIFTKVFYNYSRKKDGFINNLVEFEFSVDSDFDEIEKVTHEVMKELGLSHSISFALNNTKTAVIATISYQTNYQMASKHRGEVSIKLLRTYKNNENIVLKASKAPAKKEEDASE, via the coding sequence ATGAGAACACTGTTTTTTCTTCTAACTTTAAGTATTTTTCTTTTTGCCGAAGAAGCAGAGAAAAATATTTGGGACACTGACAATGTGTGGATTAAGTCTTATATAAATGCAAAAAATTATAAGGTTATCATCAATAACATTGTAAAGTTGGAAAGTAGAATAAAAAGGGTACAAAACAACCCAACTCTGTCAGAGGAACTGCATCAAAGACTGGAACTGCAAAAATCAAAACTCAATTTGTATGAGCAAAATAAGGGGTTTGACACATTGTTATACCCTTATAAGATTGTTAAGCCGGAAGTAAATCTTTATGAGTATTTAACACATAAAGGAAGTAATGAACTTGAGTATAAAATTGAAAGATATATCATCTTAAAAAATGATTTTTATTTAGCACTTTCAATGCTACAAAATGATTATAAAAAGAATAAAAATCTATACGTATCAAAAAAAGATATTGCTTATTTTGAAGAGTTCAAAGAGAATATTGATAAAACATATTCAAATCTGCTTGATGCAAAAACAGACTTGTATGAGAGTTATAAAGAGTATGAGACACATAATTTACTCAAACATATAACTACGATTTTGGTACTGTTGTTATCGTATCTGCTTTATAAAGGTGTGTATTGGTATACAAGCATGAAGAACAGATTTTTTACAGGGATCTATGTTCTGTTCATTTTCGGTTTTTTGGTCGTTCGTTATATCGATGATCTGCTTTATTTTATAACTTTTCTAAGTGTTGCCGCAGCTGCATTGACATTGGCAATGCGTGAGGTTATTTTAAACCTGGCGGCATCAATTTACATACTATTTAGCAATGTAATCAGAATCGGTGACCGTGTTATGGTACAGTTTGAGACAAAGCATACAATTGGAGACATTGTAGATATCTCTTTGATGAAGATAAAGCTTCATGAGATTGAGGATTATACAAACCTCAAAGAGGTTAAAAACGTAGGGCGTACAATCTATTTGCCAAACAGCTATATTTTCACAAAAGTTTTTTACAACTATTCAAGAAAAAAAGATGGTTTTATCAATAACCTTGTAGAGTTTGAGTTCTCCGTTGACAGTGACTTTGACGAAATAGAAAAAGTAACACATGAGGTTATGAAAGAGTTAGGGCTATCACATAGTATTTCTTTCGCCCTGAATAATACAAAAACAGCTGTGATAGCTACAATATCTTATCAAACAAATTATCAGATGGCTTCAAAACATAGAGGGGAAGTTTCCATTAAACTGCTTCGTACGTATAAAAACAATGAAAACATTGTTCTAAAAGCATCAAAAGCACCGGCAAAAAAAGAGGAAGATGCTAGTGAATAG
- a CDS encoding mechanosensitive ion channel family protein — MNIFYTIVALIITFMTLKTLSFSIEKIASVKNVSNRRLFYILKFFNIIIYVSLFIVLATIWGVEFNGLMVFLSSMFAVIGIALFAQWSILSNLTSSIIIFFTFPARVGDRVKVLDGDDSVIGEIKEITPFQIEIEDDEKNLVLYPNNMFLQKPIVKLAKKSKEKEDAIH, encoded by the coding sequence ATGAATATATTTTATACAATTGTCGCACTTATTATCACTTTTATGACGCTAAAAACGCTTTCTTTTTCAATTGAGAAGATAGCAAGTGTTAAAAATGTAAGTAATAGACGATTGTTTTATATATTAAAGTTTTTTAATATCATTATTTATGTTTCACTTTTTATAGTTCTTGCGACTATCTGGGGTGTTGAGTTTAACGGTTTAATGGTATTTTTATCTTCTATGTTTGCAGTGATAGGGATTGCACTTTTTGCTCAGTGGTCAATTTTGAGTAATCTTACATCGAGCATTATTATTTTCTTTACGTTTCCCGCTCGTGTGGGAGACAGAGTAAAAGTGCTTGACGGGGATGATTCGGTGATAGGTGAAATCAAAGAGATTACCCCTTTTCAGATCGAAATCGAAGATGATGAGAAAAATCTCGTTCTTTATCCTAATAACATGTTCTTACAAAAACCTATAGTTAAACTAGCAAAAAAATCTAAAGAAAAAGAGGATGCTATTCACTAG
- a CDS encoding ester cyclase, whose amino-acid sequence MVSNKELIKKYYDMWNKREFDKASEILDENISFRGSLDIAVKGLDEFQEYAKMLTTAFGDLYHAVEITVVENNLAAVYVTYTGKHVGTILGCEATKNKFNYTGAAFFQFRNSKIASINVLGDLNSLYKQLQS is encoded by the coding sequence ATGGTAAGTAATAAAGAACTTATAAAAAAATACTACGACATGTGGAACAAAAGAGAATTTGACAAAGCATCTGAAATTTTAGATGAAAACATCAGTTTCAGAGGTTCGCTAGATATTGCAGTAAAAGGTCTTGACGAATTTCAAGAGTATGCAAAAATGCTTACGACTGCATTCGGTGATCTTTATCATGCAGTTGAAATTACTGTTGTTGAAAACAATTTAGCAGCCGTATATGTAACTTATACAGGGAAACACGTCGGCACTATTCTCGGTTGTGAAGCAACAAAAAATAAATTTAACTATACAGGTGCAGCTTTTTTTCAGTTTAGAAACTCTAAAATAGCTTCTATCAATGTTTTAGGTGATCTTAATTCACTTTATAAACAGTTACAAAGCTAA